A single Pseudodesulfovibrio aespoeensis Aspo-2 DNA region contains:
- a CDS encoding response regulator — translation MAQILVLDDVSDAGMLVKRILERKGHSVVVFTEEEDALRHATTSAVDLCILDIKLKKMTGVEVLEELKKLNPAMKAIMLTGYPTLETAREALRLGAQEYCVKPINKEELETKVAEVIGE, via the coding sequence ATGGCTCAGATATTGGTACTGGACGACGTTTCTGACGCCGGGATGCTGGTCAAGCGCATCCTGGAGCGCAAGGGGCACAGCGTGGTCGTGTTCACCGAGGAGGAAGACGCCTTGCGCCATGCGACCACTTCTGCTGTTGATCTCTGCATCCTCGACATCAAGCTCAAGAAGATGACCGGCGTCGAGGTGCTTGAAGAGCTCAAGAAGCTCAACCCGGCGATGAAGGCCATCATGCTCACCGGGTACCCGACCCTGGAGACAGCCCGCGAGGCACTGCGCCTTGGCGCACAGGAATACTGCGTCAAGCCCATCAACAAGGAAGAACTCGAAACCAAGGTGGCCGAGGTCATCGGGGAATAG
- a CDS encoding PH domain-containing protein, with protein sequence MHTTYKIPMNRLVPVALLLCVAAVSATVAWSFKSGLTWTGICLIVVAAPLALLYWYMLYVNPRRAAITVAEEGILLAAPPFASAVIPWASVEKTFAARLDDPAYAVRKAKKFMHFAGYRSGVVELGNGREGVIVSNRPDVLCLQTADRDYLLGPTNLDQFAESVEQLKQ encoded by the coding sequence ATGCACACCACATACAAGATACCCATGAACAGACTGGTCCCGGTCGCCCTGCTCCTCTGCGTCGCCGCAGTCTCCGCAACCGTGGCCTGGAGCTTCAAGTCGGGACTGACCTGGACAGGCATCTGCCTCATCGTCGTGGCCGCCCCGCTCGCCCTGCTCTACTGGTACATGCTCTATGTCAACCCGAGGCGCGCCGCCATCACCGTGGCCGAGGAGGGCATCCTCCTGGCCGCGCCGCCCTTTGCCAGCGCGGTCATCCCCTGGGCCTCGGTGGAGAAGACCTTTGCCGCCCGTCTCGACGATCCCGCCTATGCCGTTCGCAAGGCCAAGAAATTCATGCACTTCGCCGGGTATCGCTCCGGTGTGGTCGAGCTTGGTAACGGTCGCGAGGGTGTCATCGTCTCCAACAGGCCGGATGTCCTGTGCCTCCAGACCGCCGACAGAGACTATCTGCTCGGCCCCACCAACCTGGACCAGTTCGCCGAGTCCGTCGAACAGCTCAAACAATAG
- a CDS encoding phosphate/phosphite/phosphonate ABC transporter substrate-binding protein: MIFSTARCLFAMVLMATMLVSLGCGENESVVEVDLSRREKLVAPQRQKTITYAYLPQYSRTVSFQRHRALLEYLRETTGLPLHQVFPDTFDEHIKMVQRGEIDISYSNPFVYIQLAEVGSTAFARIIEPTGTPDFSGQIICRSDNPTIRTIEDCRGKRLIAVDPGSAGGFLFPLGLFYDHGIRLGDFAEVEFAQGKQEKVVLAVHAGAYDIGTIRKGTLNVVAGMIDLTDIRVLAETRPYPGWLYSARAGFDPAATAAIAQAMFALNPDNPEHLRILDAAGMRGVIPAEDADYDPVRELTEKVGIY; this comes from the coding sequence ATGATTTTCAGCACAGCCAGATGTCTCTTTGCGATGGTCCTGATGGCGACCATGCTCGTCTCTCTTGGCTGTGGCGAAAACGAGTCGGTTGTCGAGGTTGATCTCTCCCGTCGAGAGAAACTCGTGGCTCCCCAAAGGCAGAAGACGATCACCTACGCCTACCTGCCCCAGTATTCGCGCACCGTGTCCTTCCAGCGCCACCGGGCGTTGCTTGAATATCTGCGCGAGACCACGGGGCTGCCCCTGCATCAGGTGTTTCCCGACACCTTTGACGAGCACATCAAGATGGTGCAGCGGGGCGAGATAGACATCTCCTATTCCAACCCCTTCGTGTACATCCAACTGGCCGAGGTTGGTTCCACCGCCTTTGCCAGGATCATCGAGCCAACCGGCACGCCCGATTTCAGCGGGCAGATCATCTGCCGCAGTGACAACCCGACCATCAGGACCATCGAGGATTGCCGGGGCAAGCGGCTCATCGCCGTGGACCCGGGTTCCGCAGGGGGGTTCCTCTTTCCGCTTGGCCTGTTCTACGATCACGGCATTCGCCTGGGTGACTTTGCCGAGGTGGAGTTTGCCCAGGGCAAGCAGGAAAAGGTCGTTCTGGCAGTCCATGCCGGGGCCTACGACATCGGCACCATCCGCAAGGGAACCCTGAATGTGGTGGCCGGAATGATCGACCTGACCGACATCCGCGTTCTGGCCGAGACCAGACCCTACCCCGGCTGGCTCTACTCGGCGCGCGCGGGATTCGACCCGGCAGCCACGGCTGCCATCGCCCAGGCCATGTTCGCCCTCAACCCGGACAATCCGGAGCACCTCCGCATCCTCGACGCGGCGGGCATGCGCGGCGTTATCCCGGCTGAAGACGCAGACTATGATCCCGTCAGGGAGCTGACCGAAAAAGTCGGCATCTACTAG
- a CDS encoding PEP/pyruvate-binding domain-containing protein, which yields MHVKQLFKHWTYQVFAPGTLLRRKYEAFKSLLRHDARALELIADLEELFYGEKLADRQRANWLAARLSESVKVMTGQLVEMNPTRYMDLPEYFRKIDFYVRMALELDQPEVGPPYILSLEDAGSLPNLAGGKAANLGRARRESGVPVPPGFVVTANAFNYFIEFNGLRDDIERCLREMVVGDRDLLVRLTGEMQELILSAEVPEEIARGIRFAVSEIISGDDLIAVRSSALSEDGEISFAGQYASELNIQPNDVLEAYKRVLAGKYCPRAVAYRISNGLTDSETAMAVLIIPMVDAETAGVAYSLDPDCTGRDQIGVYGVRGLGNGLVDGSVSPGKAVLTREETPRISEDCAPDEGGLPSKDTLIEIGRLAMRLEEIFGSPQDIEWAEDVTGALFILQTRPLQRERPEFDAEHAPLLIKPLADGFERAATGVGCGEVYYAPTGESIARIPKGAVVVTPTLKPSLLTFIGNMNGVIAQTGSRASHFASVARECGVPVLVGSMAEALEPGRLVTVDGTTGAIYDGYVEEIVTRGKREAAVTDHVTRQYAKVIPLTVKLNLTDPQASEFTPGGCRSMHDVIRFCHEKAVGEMFSLVDKKGRGMGAARRLKTNLPLVMYLLDLGDGLFANASQGELVTPQDIKSRPMWALWYGLSDPRVQWSKTLTHMDWEEFDRMSAGIFSFDSKLLASYGLISSDYLHLMIRFGYHFSVVDSVCGSDPGANYINFRFKGGGAAFDQRLLRLKFIGDVLTHYGYEVSFRGDMLDAGCVRQDENETRRLLARLGYLMAVTRLMDMRLENVESVEREVERFIQDAERQDVRSQS from the coding sequence ATGCATGTGAAACAGCTCTTCAAGCATTGGACATACCAGGTCTTTGCGCCGGGAACCCTGCTTCGGAGAAAGTACGAGGCGTTCAAGTCGCTGCTTCGGCACGATGCCAGGGCGCTGGAACTCATCGCCGATCTCGAAGAGCTGTTCTACGGAGAAAAGCTGGCCGACAGGCAGCGCGCCAATTGGCTGGCGGCAAGGCTCTCCGAGTCCGTCAAGGTCATGACCGGCCAATTGGTGGAGATGAACCCCACCCGGTACATGGATCTGCCCGAATACTTCCGCAAGATCGACTTCTACGTGCGCATGGCCCTGGAGCTTGATCAGCCCGAAGTCGGCCCGCCATACATCCTGTCGCTGGAGGATGCGGGCTCGCTGCCCAATCTCGCCGGGGGCAAGGCGGCCAACCTCGGACGCGCCCGGCGCGAGAGCGGGGTGCCTGTGCCGCCCGGGTTTGTCGTCACCGCCAACGCCTTCAACTACTTTATAGAATTCAACGGGCTGAGAGACGACATCGAGCGGTGCCTGCGCGAGATGGTGGTCGGCGATCGCGACCTGCTGGTCCGGCTCACCGGCGAGATGCAGGAGCTGATCCTCTCGGCAGAGGTGCCGGAGGAGATTGCCCGTGGCATCCGCTTCGCGGTGTCGGAGATCATCAGCGGTGATGATCTCATTGCCGTGCGCTCCAGCGCCCTGTCCGAGGACGGCGAGATATCCTTTGCAGGCCAGTACGCCAGCGAGCTGAACATCCAGCCCAACGACGTGCTCGAAGCCTACAAGCGCGTGCTGGCGGGCAAGTATTGCCCGCGCGCCGTGGCCTACCGCATCTCCAACGGGCTGACCGACAGTGAGACGGCCATGGCCGTGCTGATCATCCCCATGGTGGATGCCGAGACCGCGGGCGTGGCCTATTCGCTCGACCCGGACTGCACCGGGCGCGATCAGATAGGCGTCTACGGCGTGCGCGGCCTGGGCAACGGGTTGGTGGACGGCAGCGTCTCGCCGGGCAAGGCGGTGCTGACCCGCGAGGAGACCCCGCGCATCAGCGAGGACTGCGCGCCCGATGAGGGCGGGCTGCCCTCAAAGGACACCCTGATCGAGATCGGGCGGCTGGCCATGCGGCTTGAGGAAATCTTTGGTTCCCCCCAGGACATCGAGTGGGCTGAGGACGTGACCGGTGCGCTCTTCATCCTCCAGACGCGCCCCCTGCAACGGGAGCGGCCAGAGTTCGACGCCGAACACGCGCCGCTCCTGATCAAGCCTCTGGCCGATGGATTTGAGCGGGCGGCCACCGGCGTGGGCTGCGGCGAAGTCTACTACGCGCCCACCGGCGAATCCATCGCCCGCATCCCCAAGGGCGCGGTGGTCGTGACCCCGACCCTCAAGCCTTCGTTGCTGACCTTCATCGGCAACATGAACGGGGTCATTGCCCAGACCGGCAGCCGGGCCAGTCATTTTGCCTCGGTGGCCCGCGAGTGTGGCGTTCCCGTGCTGGTCGGCTCCATGGCTGAGGCGCTTGAGCCGGGGCGGCTTGTCACGGTGGACGGCACCACCGGCGCCATCTACGACGGCTACGTCGAGGAGATCGTGACCCGCGGCAAAAGGGAGGCGGCGGTCACGGACCATGTGACGCGCCAGTACGCCAAGGTCATCCCACTCACGGTCAAGCTCAACCTGACCGATCCGCAGGCCAGCGAGTTCACCCCTGGAGGGTGTCGCTCCATGCACGACGTGATCCGCTTCTGCCACGAGAAGGCCGTTGGCGAGATGTTTTCCCTGGTGGACAAGAAAGGCCGGGGCATGGGGGCTGCCAGACGCCTCAAGACCAACCTGCCGCTGGTCATGTACCTGCTTGACCTTGGCGACGGCCTGTTCGCCAACGCCAGCCAGGGCGAACTGGTCACGCCGCAGGACATCAAGAGCCGCCCCATGTGGGCGCTGTGGTACGGGCTTTCCGATCCGCGCGTGCAGTGGTCAAAAACTCTCACCCACATGGACTGGGAGGAGTTCGACCGCATGTCCGCCGGGATATTCAGCTTCGATTCCAAGCTCCTGGCCAGTTATGGCCTCATTTCCAGCGATTATCTGCATCTGATGATCCGGTTCGGCTACCACTTTTCGGTGGTCGATTCCGTCTGCGGGTCCGATCCCGGAGCCAACTACATCAATTTCCGTTTCAAGGGCGGAGGCGCGGCCTTTGACCAGCGGCTGCTGCGGCTCAAGTTCATCGGGGATGTGCTTACCCATTACGGGTACGAGGTCAGCTTCCGTGGCGACATGCTGGACGCCGGGTGTGTCCGCCAGGACGAGAACGAGACCAGGCGGCTCCTGGCCCGGCTGGGCTACCTGATGGCCGTCACCCGCCTGATGGACATGCGCCTTGAGAACGTCGAGTCCGTGGAGCGTGAGGTGGAGCGGTTCATTCAGGACGCGGAGCGGCAGGATGTTCGGTCTCAGTCGTAA
- a CDS encoding ATP-binding protein — protein MRIFSRLKFHTKLNLGISAILIGMAVLLLPLVSNMTAKILLEENRKRGAALVESMSARAVDPLLARDFLRLKNMVDEQVAVGDVLYVFVQDKRGYVLAHTFERGFPVDLIRANVVPSGSTVHIQLLADGPGRIYDFASAVSIGDERLGTVRIGLSKTRINASVNHQISIMAGLFAGALLLATVMGTLFARRVAARIGQLREHAEAMLMGNLDTQSGPADGAHCWERQNCNLISCPAFGERRRRCWYIAGTMCPDCRDEKTKSVSRDSCSLCKVYLESAGDELQDLAETFDVMALSLKSHIDELRDADRSLRDQQRLMRTILDVTPDRVSLVDTRMRYQSANRSFTESVGLNLHELVGKTDFDIFDEPEAEARHMAAREILQSGERLDTQVVVTEDGSERWFHVVCIPVHDEDGRISGLLRTDRDITDIKGYEKQLIQAQKMESLGLMAGGVAHEINTPLGIILGYAQLLQEDVAPGTQIQQDLAVVEKQAKVCKKIVADLLGFSRQTHSAKREMCFNNSVMEAVTLVRHTFELDHVDIVTQLDDRFPIIYGDPEKLKQVWINLLTNSRDAMPDGGLIIIRTRLDTPRGVVQLWVADCGEGIKEDVLKKIFDPFYSTKPVGRGTGLGLSVSFGIIEDHDGEIHATSPVPAEFNFPQEALSRKTGPGTVFEVNLPLDHGVDEPVRAKDGAAESIKQDI, from the coding sequence ATGCGAATCTTCTCAAGGCTCAAATTCCACACCAAGCTCAACCTGGGCATCTCGGCCATCCTCATCGGCATGGCGGTCCTGCTGCTGCCCTTGGTCAGCAACATGACCGCCAAGATATTGCTGGAGGAAAACCGCAAGCGCGGGGCTGCCCTGGTGGAGAGCATGTCGGCCAGGGCCGTGGACCCGCTGCTGGCGCGCGACTTTTTGCGCCTGAAGAACATGGTGGACGAGCAGGTGGCCGTGGGCGACGTGCTCTACGTCTTTGTGCAGGACAAGCGCGGGTATGTGCTGGCCCACACCTTTGAGCGGGGGTTTCCCGTGGACCTGATCCGGGCCAACGTGGTGCCCAGCGGTTCAACGGTTCACATCCAGCTGCTGGCCGACGGGCCTGGCCGAATCTATGATTTCGCCTCTGCTGTGTCGATAGGGGACGAGCGGCTGGGTACGGTCCGCATCGGGCTGTCCAAGACACGCATCAACGCATCCGTCAACCACCAGATATCCATCATGGCCGGGCTTTTCGCCGGGGCCCTGCTCCTGGCTACGGTCATGGGCACCCTCTTTGCCAGACGGGTCGCGGCCCGGATTGGTCAGCTCAGGGAGCATGCCGAGGCCATGCTCATGGGCAACCTCGACACCCAGTCCGGCCCAGCTGATGGGGCACATTGCTGGGAGAGGCAGAACTGCAACCTGATCTCCTGCCCCGCCTTTGGCGAGCGCCGCCGCCGGTGCTGGTATATCGCCGGGACCATGTGCCCGGATTGCCGGGACGAGAAGACCAAGTCCGTCTCGCGCGATTCGTGCAGCCTGTGCAAGGTCTATCTGGAGAGCGCGGGCGACGAGTTGCAGGATCTGGCCGAGACCTTCGATGTCATGGCCCTGTCCCTCAAGAGCCACATCGATGAGCTGCGCGATGCGGACCGCAGCCTGCGCGACCAGCAGCGGCTCATGCGCACCATCCTTGATGTGACCCCGGACCGGGTCTCGCTGGTGGACACGCGGATGCGCTACCAGAGCGCCAACCGGAGCTTTACCGAATCCGTGGGACTCAACCTGCACGAACTGGTGGGCAAGACGGACTTCGACATCTTTGACGAGCCCGAGGCCGAGGCGCGCCACATGGCGGCCAGGGAGATTCTTCAGTCCGGGGAACGGTTGGACACCCAGGTGGTGGTGACCGAGGATGGAAGCGAGCGGTGGTTCCACGTGGTCTGCATCCCGGTCCATGACGAGGACGGGCGCATCTCCGGGCTTTTGCGCACGGACCGCGACATCACCGACATCAAGGGGTATGAGAAGCAGCTCATCCAGGCGCAGAAGATGGAATCCTTGGGTCTCATGGCCGGGGGCGTGGCCCACGAGATCAACACCCCGCTGGGTATCATCCTCGGCTACGCCCAGCTCCTGCAGGAGGACGTGGCCCCCGGCACCCAGATCCAGCAGGATCTGGCCGTGGTCGAGAAGCAGGCCAAGGTGTGCAAGAAGATCGTGGCCGACCTGCTCGGCTTCTCCCGGCAGACCCATTCGGCCAAGCGCGAGATGTGCTTCAACAACTCGGTCATGGAGGCCGTCACCCTCGTGCGTCATACCTTCGAGCTCGACCATGTGGATATCGTCACCCAGCTCGACGACCGCTTTCCCATCATCTATGGCGACCCGGAAAAGCTCAAGCAGGTCTGGATCAATCTGCTCACCAACTCCCGCGACGCCATGCCCGATGGCGGCCTCATCATCATCCGGACCCGGCTCGACACCCCCAGGGGCGTGGTCCAGCTCTGGGTGGCCGATTGCGGCGAGGGCATCAAGGAGGACGTGCTCAAGAAGATTTTCGATCCCTTCTACAGCACCAAGCCCGTGGGGCGTGGCACAGGCCTTGGCCTGTCCGTGTCATTTGGCATCATCGAGGACCATGACGGAGAGATTCACGCCACCAGCCCGGTGCCAGCCGAGTTCAACTTTCCCCAAGAGGCCCTGTCCCGCAAAACCGGGCCGGGAACCGTGTTCGAGGTCAATCTTCCCCTTGACCATGGCGTGGACGAACCCGTCAGGGCCAAGGACGGAGCTGCCGAGAGCATCAAGCAGGACATATAA
- a CDS encoding protein-tyrosine phosphatase family protein, giving the protein MFGLSRKPAYQVTWVTDQLGVGNAPMSHAQLDAIRNEGVDAILNLCGEFCDLHDIEKDAGFEVHYLPLADEEAPDLIELEKALAWLDEAIYLGKKVLIHCRHGIGRTGTVLNSYLLRRGLGHKLAWRALKKLKSKPANFVQWRTVRKYGKQSGRLTVREPSLEFKRLVDLSPFFNDYDELVQRVDERAGQARAGMACGLDHDQCCRTPVRLSLVEAVHLSHRINRELCCEDRLLVIERAVETAQAERQAARDLGREQENLEYCLSEVGTVCPLLVDGVCMLFAHRPLQCRAFGLDESEDGELWSSLLTPALDKISGEMWFAYTGTMVEERLPLFSLPDVVSGKFMERVFKLMLQLGLPR; this is encoded by the coding sequence ATGTTCGGTCTCAGTCGTAAGCCCGCCTACCAGGTGACCTGGGTCACGGACCAGCTGGGCGTGGGCAACGCGCCCATGAGCCATGCCCAGCTCGATGCCATCCGCAATGAGGGGGTGGACGCCATCCTCAATCTCTGCGGCGAGTTCTGCGACCTGCACGACATCGAAAAGGACGCCGGGTTCGAAGTCCACTATCTGCCCCTGGCCGACGAGGAGGCCCCGGACCTGATCGAGCTGGAAAAGGCGCTGGCCTGGCTCGACGAGGCCATCTACCTCGGCAAGAAGGTGCTCATCCATTGTCGCCACGGTATCGGGCGCACCGGGACGGTGCTCAATTCCTACCTGCTGCGGCGCGGCCTGGGCCACAAGCTGGCGTGGCGGGCGCTCAAGAAGCTCAAGTCCAAGCCCGCCAACTTCGTGCAGTGGCGCACCGTGCGCAAGTACGGCAAGCAGAGCGGCAGGCTGACCGTGCGCGAGCCGAGCCTCGAATTCAAGCGGCTGGTCGATCTTTCGCCTTTTTTCAATGACTACGACGAGCTGGTGCAGCGGGTGGACGAGCGGGCCGGGCAGGCCAGGGCCGGGATGGCCTGCGGGCTGGACCACGACCAGTGCTGCCGCACCCCGGTCAGGCTTTCGCTGGTGGAGGCCGTGCACCTGAGCCACCGCATCAATCGCGAGTTGTGCTGCGAGGACCGGCTGCTGGTCATCGAGCGCGCCGTGGAGACCGCCCAGGCCGAACGGCAGGCGGCCCGCGACCTGGGCCGGGAGCAGGAGAATCTCGAATACTGTCTGTCCGAGGTTGGGACCGTCTGCCCTCTGCTGGTGGACGGCGTGTGCATGCTCTTTGCCCACCGCCCGTTGCAGTGCCGCGCCTTTGGGCTCGACGAGAGCGAGGACGGCGAGCTCTGGAGCAGCCTGCTCACCCCGGCTCTCGACAAGATTTCCGGTGAGATGTGGTTCGCCTACACAGGCACCATGGTGGAGGAGCGGCTGCCCCTCTTTTCCCTGCCCGACGTGGTCTCGGGCAAGTTCATGGAGCGGGTGTTCAAGCTCATGCTTCAACTGGGCCTGCCCCGGTAA